In the Vogesella sp. XCS3 genome, CCTGGCCGAATACGCCAACATGATCCTGGTGGCAGCACTGACTTCCATCATGTTCCTGGGTGGCTGGCTGTCGCCGTTCCCGGCAAGCTGGGGCGCACTGGGTGCATCCAGCATTGTCTGGCTGCTGGTGAAGATGTCCGCGGTACTGTTCTGCTTCCTGTGGTTCCGTGCAACGTTCCCGCGTTATCGCTATGACCAGATCATGCGTCTGGGCTGGAAAGTGTTTATTCCGGTAACGCTGGTGTCGATTCTGGTTCTGGGCCTGTGGATGCTGAGTCCGCTGTCGCTCTGGAAGTGATGGAGCTTAAAGCATGGAAATGATCCGCAATTTTTTCAAAACCTTCCTGCTGGTTGAACTGGTGCAGGGCTTGATGGTGACCGGTCGTCACTTCTTTGCCCGCAAGATCACCGTTCAGTTCCCGGAAGAGAAGACGCCGATTTCACCGCGCTTCCGCGGCCTGCATGCGCAGCGCCGTTACGCCAACGGTGAAGAGCGCTGCATCGCCTGTAAGTTGTGCGAAGCAGTGTGCCCGGCCATGGCCATCACCATCGAGTCCGAACAGCGCGACGACGGCACCCGCCGTACCAGCCGCTACGATATCGACCTGACAAAGTGCATTTTCTGCGGTTTCTGCGAAGAAGCCTGCCCGGTAGATGCCATCGTCGAGACGCATATCTTCGAATATCACGGCGAGAAGCGTGGCGATCTGTACTACACCAAACCGATGCTGCTGGCGGTAGGTGACAAGTACGAAGCTGAAATCGCGGCCAACAAGGCTGCCGATGCCAAGTATCGCTAAGGGGGACTCATGAGCTTTCAGGCTGTCGTTTTTTATATTCTGTCGGCGATCCTGATCTTCGCGGGTTTCCGCGTGGTGACGGCTAAAAACCCGGTACATGCTGCACTGTACTTGGTGCTGGCTTTCTTTACTGCGTCCGGCCACTGGCTGCTGCTGCAGGCCGAGTTCCTGGCGATTGCCCTGGTACTGGTCTACGTCGGCGCGGTGATGGTGCTGTTCCTGTTTGTGGTGATGATGCTGGACATCAACGTAGAGAAACTGCGTGAAGGTTTCTGGCGTCATTTCCCGCAGGCCGCCACCGTGGCGCTGATCATGATGGCCGAGATCGTACTGGTTTTGTCCAGCCCGGAAGCGCATCTTGCCGATGTGAAACCGGCTGCTGCCGCTGCTGCGGCAGGCGAGATCAGCAACGTGAAGGTGCTGGGTCGTCAGCTTTACACCACGTACCTGCTGGCCTTTGAAGCTGCGGCCGTGATTCTGCTGGTAGCCATGGTGGCTGCGATCGGTATCACCATCCGTCAGCGTAAAGACAGCAAGTATGTTGATCCGGGGGTACAAGTACGCGTGCAGAGCAAAGACCGCGTACGTGTCGTGAAAATGGCAGCTACCAAGCGCCAGGACGACGCCGTATCCGATTCTAACGAGCAACAGGCCTGACGGCCGTAGATTGGGAGGACACGTGCTTACACTCACACACTTCCTGGTGCTGGCCGGCATCCTGTTCGCCATCAGCGTACTGGGTATTTTCCTGAACCGGAAAAACCTCATCGTGCTGTTGATGGCCATCGAGCTGATGCTGCTCGCGGTGAACTACAACTTCATCGCTTTCTCGCACTTCCTGTCGGATTCGGCAGGGCAGATTTTCGTCTTCTTCATCCTGACCGTTGCTGCCGCTGAGTCGGCAATCGGTCTGGCTATCCTGGTGGTACTGTTCCGCAATATGGACACCATCAACGTAGAAGACTTGGGCAGCCTCAAAGGCTAAAGAAACCGGATTTCAATTCTAAAAAGCACGACAAACATGGATATGAAGAGCTTATACCTGCTGATTGCGCTCTCACCTCTGGTGGGGTCGGTCATTGCAGGCCTGTTTGGATGGGCGATTGGTCGCCGTGCTGCTCACGTCGTGACAATTCTCGGCGTGGCGGTATCGGCGGTTCTCTCGATTGGCGTACTGAAGGGCTTCCTTGATGGAAGCGCCCAGGTATTCAATGGCCCTGTCTATACCTGGTTGACGGTGAATGGTTTTGAATTCTCTGTCGGCTTCCTGGTGGACTCCCT is a window encoding:
- the nuoI gene encoding NADH-quinone oxidoreductase subunit NuoI; this translates as MRNFFKTFLLVELVQGLMVTGRHFFARKITVQFPEEKTPISPRFRGLHAQRRYANGEERCIACKLCEAVCPAMAITIESEQRDDGTRRTSRYDIDLTKCIFCGFCEEACPVDAIVETHIFEYHGEKRGDLYYTKPMLLAVGDKYEAEIAANKAADAKYR
- a CDS encoding NADH-quinone oxidoreductase subunit J encodes the protein MSFQAVVFYILSAILIFAGFRVVTAKNPVHAALYLVLAFFTASGHWLLLQAEFLAIALVLVYVGAVMVLFLFVVMMLDINVEKLREGFWRHFPQAATVALIMMAEIVLVLSSPEAHLADVKPAAAAAAAGEISNVKVLGRQLYTTYLLAFEAAAVILLVAMVAAIGITIRQRKDSKYVDPGVQVRVQSKDRVRVVKMAATKRQDDAVSDSNEQQA
- the nuoK gene encoding NADH-quinone oxidoreductase subunit NuoK, encoding MLTLTHFLVLAGILFAISVLGIFLNRKNLIVLLMAIELMLLAVNYNFIAFSHFLSDSAGQIFVFFILTVAAAESAIGLAILVVLFRNMDTINVEDLGSLKG